One genomic region from Streptomyces sp. NBC_01431 encodes:
- a CDS encoding acyl-CoA synthetase yields MNQPPNGFWAQAAADPSRRVLIAPDGEEWTAGRLHAAANQLVHGLRAAGLERGDAFAVVLPNGVEFFTAYLAASQAGFYLVPVNHHLVGPEIAWIVADSGAKVLIAHERFAEAATAAADEAKLPATHRYSVGTVAGFTPYAQLLHGQSELVPGDRTLGWVMNYTSGTTGRPRGIRRPLPGKLPEETYLGGFLGIFGIKPYQDNVHLVCSPLYHTAVLQFAGASLHIGHRIVLMDKWTPEEMLRLIDQHACTHTHMVPTQFHRLLSLPDQVKARYDVSSMRHAIHGAAPCPDHVKRAMIDWWGSCVEEYYAASEGGGAFATAEDWLKKPGTVGRAWPISELAVFDDDGNRLAPGELGTVYMKMSTGGFSYHKDEGKTKKNRIGDFFTVGDLGYLDEDSYLFLRDRKIDMIISGGVNIYPAEIEAALLTHPAVADAAAFGIPHADWGEEVKAVVEVAHGHRADDALAAGILAHCERLLARYKRPRTVDFIETMPRDPNGKLYKRRLREPYWEGFERAM; encoded by the coding sequence ATGAACCAGCCCCCCAACGGATTCTGGGCCCAGGCCGCCGCCGACCCCAGCCGCCGCGTCCTCATCGCCCCGGACGGCGAGGAATGGACCGCGGGACGGCTGCACGCCGCCGCCAACCAGCTCGTACACGGGCTCAGGGCCGCGGGCCTTGAGCGCGGCGACGCGTTCGCGGTCGTGCTGCCCAACGGAGTCGAGTTCTTCACCGCCTACCTCGCCGCGTCCCAAGCCGGCTTCTACCTCGTCCCCGTCAACCACCACCTCGTCGGCCCGGAGATCGCCTGGATCGTCGCCGACTCGGGCGCCAAGGTCCTCATCGCGCACGAGCGGTTCGCCGAGGCGGCCACGGCGGCGGCCGACGAGGCGAAGCTGCCCGCCACCCACCGCTACTCCGTCGGCACCGTCGCCGGATTCACGCCGTACGCCCAACTCCTGCATGGCCAGAGCGAGTTGGTGCCAGGCGACCGCACGCTCGGCTGGGTCATGAACTACACCTCCGGCACCACCGGACGCCCCCGCGGCATCCGCCGCCCGCTCCCCGGCAAGCTGCCCGAGGAGACCTACCTCGGCGGCTTCCTCGGCATCTTCGGCATCAAGCCGTATCAGGACAACGTGCACCTGGTGTGCTCGCCGCTCTACCACACGGCGGTCCTCCAGTTCGCCGGCGCCTCCCTGCACATCGGCCACCGCATCGTCCTCATGGACAAGTGGACGCCCGAAGAGATGCTGCGCCTCATCGACCAACACGCCTGCACGCACACCCACATGGTGCCGACCCAGTTCCACCGGCTCCTCTCGCTGCCCGACCAGGTGAAGGCGCGCTACGACGTCTCCTCGATGCGGCACGCCATCCACGGCGCGGCGCCCTGCCCCGACCACGTGAAGCGGGCCATGATCGACTGGTGGGGGAGCTGCGTCGAGGAGTACTACGCGGCCAGTGAGGGCGGCGGCGCGTTCGCCACCGCCGAGGACTGGCTGAAGAAGCCGGGCACGGTCGGAAGGGCCTGGCCCATCAGCGAGCTCGCGGTCTTCGACGACGACGGCAACCGGCTGGCGCCGGGCGAACTCGGCACCGTCTACATGAAGATGTCGACCGGCGGCTTCAGCTACCACAAGGACGAGGGCAAGACGAAGAAGAACCGCATCGGAGACTTCTTCACCGTGGGCGACCTCGGCTACCTGGACGAGGACAGCTACCTCTTCCTGCGCGACCGCAAGATCGACATGATCATTTCGGGCGGCGTCAACATCTACCCGGCCGAGATCGAGGCCGCCCTGCTGACCCACCCGGCCGTCGCGGACGCCGCGGCCTTCGGCATCCCGCACGCCGACTGGGGTGAGGAGGTCAAGGCGGTGGTCGAAGTGGCGCACGGCCACCGGGCCGACGACGCGCTCGCCGCCGGGATACTCGCCCACTGCGAACGCCTCCTGGCACGCTACAAGCGGCCCAGGACCGTCGACTTCATCGAGACGATGCCCCGCGACCCGAACGGCAAGCTGTACAAACGACGGCTGCGCGAACCGTATTGGGAGGGCTTCGAGCGCGCGATGTGA
- a CDS encoding RNA polymerase sigma-70 factor → MAQKMVAELAEEFEEHRPVLRGLAYRMLGSLWDADDVVQDAYLRWSRVDRAEVRDARGFLITVVSRLAIDQLRSARVTREAYVGPWLPEPVATNELGPLDTAELRDTIAFATVHLMERLTPPERAVFVLREAFQLPYEEIAAIVDASVVNCRQMYTRAGRHLAAGRDRFPLSDDEHAKLLTRFLQAAQGGDLGALTELLAEDVVAWSDGGGKVTAARRPVTGRKKVVAFLTGLLNRYELEGFEVLDINGAPALCITADGQRQIAAFSFRDGRIDNIYAVRNPDKLTRLDGPAR, encoded by the coding sequence GTGGCACAGAAGATGGTGGCGGAGCTGGCCGAGGAGTTCGAGGAACACCGGCCGGTGCTGCGCGGGCTCGCCTACCGGATGCTCGGCTCGCTGTGGGACGCCGACGACGTCGTCCAGGACGCCTACCTGCGCTGGAGCAGGGTCGACCGCGCCGAGGTCAGGGACGCGCGCGGCTTCCTCATCACCGTCGTCTCACGCCTCGCCATCGACCAGCTGCGCTCGGCGCGGGTGACCCGCGAGGCCTACGTGGGGCCGTGGCTGCCCGAGCCCGTCGCCACCAACGAGCTCGGCCCGCTGGACACCGCGGAGCTGCGCGACACGATCGCCTTCGCCACGGTCCACCTCATGGAACGGCTCACCCCGCCGGAACGCGCCGTGTTCGTGCTGCGCGAGGCCTTCCAGCTGCCATACGAGGAGATCGCGGCCATCGTGGACGCGAGCGTCGTCAACTGCCGCCAGATGTACACCAGGGCCGGGCGCCATCTGGCCGCCGGGCGCGACCGCTTCCCGCTGTCCGACGACGAACACGCCAAGCTGCTCACGCGCTTCCTGCAAGCCGCGCAGGGCGGCGACCTCGGCGCGCTCACCGAACTGCTCGCCGAGGACGTGGTGGCCTGGTCGGACGGCGGAGGCAAGGTCACCGCGGCGCGCCGCCCCGTCACCGGCCGCAAGAAGGTGGTCGCCTTCCTCACCGGCCTGCTCAACCGGTACGAGCTGGAAGGCTTCGAGGTCCTCGACATCAACGGCGCCCCCGCCCTGTGCATCACCGCGGACGGGCAGCGCCAGATCGCCGCGTTCTCCTTCCGCGACGGACGGATCGACAACATCTACGCGGTCCGCAACCCCGACAAGCTCACCCGCCTGGACGGCCCCGCCCGCTGA
- a CDS encoding fatty acyl-CoA synthetase, whose product MNEVRSSTVDGIVRRSARRAPERIAVRYADRAWTYAQLDAAVSTAAAVLTAHGLRAGERVATYGHNSDAYLIAFLACARAGFIHVPVNHNLTGDDLAYILGQSGTSLVLTDPALADRVPAGFPVRHLRDSADSLLTALAEPRPYEREGGADELVQLLYTSGTTALAKGAMMTHRALVHEYLSAITALDLRESDRPVHSLPLYHSAQMHVFLVPYLAVGAENTILDAPDAGRIFDLVESGRADSLFAPPTVWIGLAGHPEFASRDLSGLRKAYYGASIMPVPVLERLRERLPGLAFYNCFGQSEIGPLATVLGPAEHEGRLDSCGRPVLFVEAKVVDESGEAVPDGTVGEVVYRSPQLCEGYWDKPAETEEAFRGGWFHSGDLAVRDSEGYFTVVDRVKDVINSGGVLIASRQVEDALYTHPAVAEAAVVGLPDDRWIEAVTAFVVARGPVTEAELIGHARELLAAFKAPKRVLFVDELPRNASGKILKRELRDRLA is encoded by the coding sequence ATGAACGAGGTACGCAGCAGCACCGTCGACGGCATCGTGCGCCGCAGCGCCCGGCGCGCCCCGGAACGCATCGCGGTGCGGTACGCGGACCGCGCTTGGACCTACGCCCAACTCGACGCGGCCGTCTCCACGGCGGCCGCCGTCCTCACCGCCCACGGCCTGCGCGCGGGCGAGAGGGTCGCGACGTACGGCCACAACTCGGACGCCTATCTGATCGCGTTCCTCGCCTGCGCACGGGCCGGGTTCATCCACGTCCCGGTCAACCACAACCTCACCGGCGATGACCTCGCGTACATCCTGGGGCAGTCCGGCACCTCGCTCGTCCTCACCGACCCCGCCCTCGCCGATCGGGTGCCCGCCGGGTTCCCGGTGCGGCACCTGCGGGACAGCGCGGACTCCCTGCTCACGGCGCTGGCCGAGCCGCGCCCGTACGAGCGCGAGGGCGGCGCGGACGAACTCGTCCAGCTCCTCTACACCTCGGGGACCACCGCGCTCGCGAAGGGCGCGATGATGACCCACCGGGCGCTGGTCCACGAGTACCTCTCCGCCATCACCGCGCTCGATCTGCGCGAGAGCGACCGGCCGGTGCACTCGCTCCCGCTCTACCACTCGGCGCAGATGCACGTCTTCCTGGTGCCGTACCTGGCGGTGGGCGCCGAGAACACCATCCTGGACGCGCCGGACGCGGGCCGGATCTTCGACCTGGTGGAGAGCGGGCGCGCGGACTCGCTCTTCGCGCCGCCCACCGTGTGGATCGGCCTGGCGGGGCACCCCGAGTTCGCGTCCCGCGACCTGAGCGGTCTGCGCAAGGCGTACTACGGGGCCTCGATCATGCCGGTTCCGGTCCTGGAGCGGCTGCGCGAGCGGTTGCCGGGGCTCGCCTTCTACAACTGCTTCGGGCAGAGCGAGATCGGGCCGCTCGCCACCGTGCTCGGGCCCGCCGAGCACGAGGGGCGCCTTGACTCCTGCGGGCGCCCCGTGCTCTTCGTGGAGGCGAAGGTCGTGGACGAGAGCGGCGAGGCGGTGCCCGACGGCACGGTGGGCGAAGTGGTCTACCGCTCCCCGCAGTTGTGCGAGGGCTACTGGGACAAGCCGGCCGAGACCGAGGAGGCCTTCCGGGGCGGCTGGTTCCACTCCGGCGACCTCGCGGTGCGCGACAGCGAGGGCTACTTCACGGTGGTCGACCGGGTGAAGGACGTCATCAACTCCGGGGGCGTTCTCATCGCCTCCCGCCAGGTCGAGGACGCGCTCTACACCCATCCGGCCGTCGCCGAGGCAGCGGTCGTCGGGCTGCCCGACGACCGCTGGATCGAAGCGGTCACCGCCTTCGTCGTTGCGCGCGGCCCGGTCACCGAGGCCGAACTCATCGGCCACGCCCGCGAACTGCTCGCCGCCTTCAAGGCACCCAAACGGGTCCTGTTCGTGGACGAGTTGCCGCGCAACGCGAGCGGGAAGATCCTCAAGCGCGAACTGCGCGACCGCCTCGCCTGA
- the paaK gene encoding phenylacetate--CoA ligase PaaK, which translates to MAQVLDAAERMDRAELEALQLDRLRATLRHAYDHVGFYREAFDKAGVRPEDCASLADLARFPFTAKSDLRDHYPFGMFAVPETDIRRIHASSGTTGRPTVVGYTQRDLDTWADVVARSIRAAGGRPGHKVHVAYGYGLFTGGLGAHYGAERLGCTVIPASGGMTARQVQLIQDFRPEIIMVTPSYMLTLLDEFERQGIDPRTTSLRVGIFGAEPWTEEMRREIEERFAIDAVDIYGLSEVMGPGVAQECVETKDGLHIWEDHFYPEVVDPLTGEVLPDGERGELVFTSLTKEAMPVIRYRTRDLTRLLPGTARVFRRMERITGRSDDLVIVRGVNLFPTQIEEIVLRTPGVAPHFQLRLTRQGRLDALTVRVEARADTPPERREAAARSIVAAVKDGIGVSVEVEVVDPGTIERSVGKFKRIVDLRPQRG; encoded by the coding sequence ATGGCACAGGTGCTGGACGCGGCGGAGCGGATGGACCGCGCGGAGCTGGAGGCGCTACAGCTCGACAGGCTGCGTGCCACGCTGCGCCACGCCTACGACCACGTCGGGTTCTACCGCGAGGCCTTCGACAAGGCCGGCGTCCGGCCCGAGGACTGCGCCTCGCTCGCCGATCTGGCCCGCTTTCCGTTCACCGCCAAAAGCGATCTGCGCGACCACTACCCCTTCGGGATGTTCGCGGTCCCCGAGACGGACATCCGCCGCATCCACGCCTCCAGCGGCACGACGGGACGCCCGACCGTCGTCGGCTACACCCAGCGCGATCTGGACACCTGGGCGGACGTGGTGGCCCGCTCGATCCGCGCAGCGGGCGGCCGGCCCGGCCACAAGGTCCATGTGGCTTACGGATACGGCCTGTTCACCGGCGGGCTCGGCGCGCACTACGGGGCCGAGCGGCTCGGCTGCACGGTGATCCCCGCCTCCGGCGGCATGACGGCCCGTCAGGTCCAGCTGATCCAGGACTTCCGTCCCGAGATCATCATGGTCACGCCCTCCTACATGCTGACGCTGCTCGACGAGTTCGAACGGCAGGGCATCGACCCCCGGACGACCTCGCTCCGGGTCGGCATCTTCGGCGCCGAGCCGTGGACCGAGGAGATGCGCCGCGAGATCGAGGAGCGGTTCGCCATCGACGCGGTCGACATCTACGGGCTCTCCGAGGTCATGGGGCCCGGCGTCGCCCAGGAGTGCGTGGAGACCAAGGACGGCCTGCACATCTGGGAGGACCACTTCTATCCGGAGGTCGTCGACCCCCTCACCGGCGAGGTGCTGCCGGACGGGGAGCGGGGCGAGCTGGTCTTCACCTCGCTCACCAAGGAGGCGATGCCGGTGATCCGCTACCGGACGCGGGACCTGACGCGGCTGCTGCCCGGTACGGCCCGGGTGTTCAGGCGGATGGAGAGGATCACCGGGCGCAGCGACGACCTGGTGATCGTGCGCGGGGTGAACCTCTTCCCCACCCAGATCGAGGAGATCGTGCTGCGCACGCCGGGCGTGGCCCCGCACTTCCAGCTGCGCCTGACCCGCCAGGGCCGGCTCGACGCGCTGACGGTACGGGTGGAGGCCCGCGCGGACACCCCGCCCGAGCGCCGGGAGGCGGCGGCGCGCTCGATCGTCGCGGCCGTCAAGGACGGCATCGGCGTCTCGGTGGAGGTAGAGGTCGTGGACCCGGGGACCATCGAGCGCTCGGTGGGCAAGTTCAAGCGGATCGTCGACCTGCGGCCGCAGCGGGGGTGA
- a CDS encoding alpha/beta fold hydrolase has product MPKFTTYDGTELAYHLHGEGEPLICIPGGAMRASRYLGDLGGLSAHRQLVLLDLRGTGDSAHPEDPATYRCDRQVADVEALRVHLGLARVDLLGHSAGGNLAMLYAAAHPDRVARLALIAPSPWALGMPPTRAERLAAARLRKGEPWFEEAYAAYSAALDGREPQADYDALFYGRWDAAAKAHAAAGDQEYNDEAADVYGSDGAFEPSATRAALARLDAPALLLAGELDGGPCPELAARAAACFTDCALQVQPGAGHYPWLDDPGAFVRTVAAFLDPDVRSVTVDGVRLAYRVWGEESAPPVVLVHGRGGSASGWTEIADHLARTRRVYAFDLRGHGLSDWPGAYSFEALRDDLRGFLTALGLTGADVIGHSMGGIAAVLLAQDEPGLIGRLVLEETPPLFPLDPPRGPAERPAGELGFDWAVVAATDAQLNDPDPAWRGRFAAVAVPTLVVAGGPTSHFDQKKLAWMASRIPGARLVTIDAGHAVHAVRPAEFLGALAEFGIL; this is encoded by the coding sequence ATGCCGAAGTTCACGACGTACGACGGGACCGAACTCGCCTACCACCTGCACGGTGAGGGTGAGCCGCTGATCTGCATCCCGGGCGGCGCGATGCGCGCCTCGCGATACCTCGGGGACCTCGGCGGGCTCAGCGCCCACCGGCAGCTGGTGCTGCTCGATCTGCGCGGCACGGGAGACTCCGCCCATCCCGAGGACCCGGCCACCTACCGCTGCGACCGCCAGGTGGCCGACGTCGAGGCGCTGCGCGTCCATCTGGGCCTCGCGCGCGTCGATCTGCTCGGGCATTCGGCGGGCGGCAACCTCGCGATGCTGTACGCGGCGGCCCACCCCGATCGCGTCGCCCGCCTCGCGCTGATCGCCCCGTCCCCGTGGGCGCTCGGGATGCCGCCGACGCGCGCGGAGCGGCTGGCGGCAGCGCGGCTGCGCAAGGGCGAGCCGTGGTTCGAGGAGGCGTACGCGGCCTACTCGGCGGCGCTCGACGGGCGCGAGCCGCAGGCGGACTACGACGCGCTGTTCTACGGCCGGTGGGACGCCGCGGCGAAGGCCCATGCCGCCGCGGGCGACCAGGAGTACAACGACGAGGCGGCGGACGTCTACGGCAGCGACGGCGCGTTCGAGCCGTCCGCCACTCGCGCGGCGCTGGCCCGGCTCGACGCCCCCGCGCTGCTGCTCGCCGGCGAGCTCGACGGCGGGCCGTGCCCCGAACTCGCGGCCCGCGCCGCGGCCTGCTTCACCGACTGCGCCCTCCAGGTCCAGCCGGGCGCGGGCCACTACCCCTGGCTCGACGACCCGGGCGCCTTCGTGCGTACCGTCGCCGCCTTCCTCGACCCGGACGTACGCTCGGTCACCGTCGACGGCGTCCGGCTCGCCTACCGCGTGTGGGGCGAGGAGTCCGCGCCGCCCGTGGTCCTCGTGCACGGACGCGGCGGCAGCGCCTCCGGCTGGACCGAGATCGCCGACCACCTCGCGCGGACCCGCCGGGTGTACGCCTTCGACCTGCGTGGACACGGGCTCAGCGACTGGCCGGGCGCCTACTCCTTCGAGGCCCTGCGCGACGATCTGAGGGGCTTCTTGACGGCACTCGGCCTCACTGGCGCAGACGTGATCGGCCACTCCATGGGAGGCATCGCCGCCGTGCTGCTCGCCCAGGACGAGCCGGGCCTGATCGGCCGCCTCGTCTTGGAGGAGACCCCGCCGTTGTTCCCCCTCGATCCGCCGCGCGGTCCGGCCGAGCGCCCGGCCGGGGAACTGGGCTTCGACTGGGCAGTGGTGGCGGCCACCGACGCCCAGCTGAACGACCCCGACCCGGCCTGGCGCGGCCGGTTCGCCGCCGTAGCCGTGCCGACGCTGGTCGTGGCCGGTGGCCCCACCAGCCATTTCGACCAGAAGAAGCTCGCCTGGATGGCCTCGCGCATACCGGGCGCCCGCCTCGTCACCATCGACGCGGGCCACGCCGTGCACGCCGTCCGCCCGGCCGAATTCCTGGGCGCGCTCGCGGAGTTCGGCATCCTGTGA
- a CDS encoding acyl-CoA synthetase: MEYNLADLFESVVDVVPDREALVYVDHPGTGAERRLTYRQLDAAANRLAHHLLDAGLKPGEHLGLHLYNGIEYLQTVLAALKARLVPVNVNYRYVEDELVYLYRDADLAALVFDAEFTERVAGALPQAPKLRHVIRVGTAPDGAPALDAVPFADAEAAGSLERGFGERSADDLFIIYTGGTTGMPKGVMWRQEDLFFAGLFGGEPAGEPVKRPEELAERVAKGGAGLTFFPAPPLMHGTSTLTSFIAFNYGQRVVIHRKYVPAEVLRTIEKEKVSSVSLVGDAMLRPLIDALHGSLRGTDLSSLFSLSSSGAIMSETVRAQLQELMPNVLILNNFGSSESGSNGRATDDSGPDKGFRIEVNERTRVVDPATYEPVAQGEIGRLAQRGHVPLGYYNDPAKTAETFFQKGEERWVLLGDMATVDEAGIVTVLGRGSQCINTGGEKVYPEEVEQALKSHPDVYDALVAGVADAKWGSHVAAVVQLRDGADALSLDDIQTHCRTRLAGYKVPRQLVIAPAIQRSPSGKADYRWARTVAAEADVR; this comes from the coding sequence GTGGAGTACAACCTTGCCGACCTGTTCGAGTCCGTCGTCGACGTGGTCCCGGACCGTGAGGCGCTCGTGTACGTCGACCATCCCGGGACGGGCGCCGAGCGGCGGTTGACGTACCGCCAGCTGGATGCTGCGGCGAACCGGCTCGCGCACCATCTGCTCGACGCGGGCCTGAAGCCCGGCGAGCACCTGGGCCTACACCTCTACAACGGCATCGAGTACCTCCAGACGGTGCTCGCCGCCCTCAAGGCGCGACTGGTCCCGGTCAACGTCAACTACCGTTACGTGGAAGACGAGTTGGTCTATCTCTACCGGGATGCCGACCTCGCGGCGCTGGTCTTCGACGCCGAGTTCACCGAGCGGGTGGCGGGGGCGCTGCCCCAGGCGCCGAAGCTGCGCCACGTGATCCGGGTGGGGACCGCACCGGACGGCGCTCCGGCGCTCGACGCGGTGCCGTTCGCCGACGCCGAGGCGGCGGGCTCCCTGGAGCGGGGCTTCGGGGAGCGCTCGGCCGACGACCTCTTCATCATCTACACGGGCGGCACCACGGGCATGCCCAAGGGTGTGATGTGGCGTCAGGAGGACTTGTTCTTCGCCGGGTTGTTCGGCGGCGAGCCCGCCGGGGAGCCGGTGAAGCGGCCCGAGGAACTGGCCGAGCGGGTCGCGAAGGGCGGCGCCGGGCTGACCTTCTTCCCGGCTCCACCGCTGATGCACGGCACGTCGACGCTGACCTCGTTCATCGCCTTCAACTACGGCCAGCGGGTGGTCATCCACCGCAAGTACGTCCCCGCGGAAGTGCTCCGCACGATCGAGAAGGAGAAGGTCTCCAGCGTCTCCCTGGTGGGCGACGCGATGCTGCGGCCGCTCATCGACGCCCTGCACGGCTCGCTCAGGGGCACGGACCTCTCCTCGCTGTTCAGCCTGTCCTCGTCGGGCGCGATCATGTCGGAGACGGTGCGCGCGCAGCTCCAGGAGCTGATGCCGAACGTGCTGATCCTCAACAACTTCGGCTCCTCCGAATCCGGCTCCAACGGCCGCGCCACCGACGACTCGGGCCCGGACAAGGGCTTCCGCATAGAGGTCAACGAGCGGACGCGGGTGGTTGATCCGGCGACCTACGAGCCCGTGGCACAGGGCGAGATCGGCCGCCTGGCCCAGCGTGGGCACGTGCCGCTCGGCTACTACAACGACCCGGCCAAAACCGCCGAGACGTTCTTCCAGAAGGGCGAGGAACGCTGGGTGTTGCTCGGGGACATGGCGACGGTGGACGAAGCGGGCATCGTCACGGTGCTCGGCCGCGGCTCGCAGTGCATCAACACTGGCGGCGAGAAGGTCTATCCCGAGGAGGTCGAGCAGGCCCTCAAGTCGCATCCGGACGTGTACGACGCGCTGGTGGCCGGGGTGGCGGACGCGAAGTGGGGCAGCCATGTGGCGGCGGTGGTGCAGCTCCGCGACGGCGCGGACGCGCTCAGCCTCGACGACATCCAGACGCACTGCCGCACGAGGCTCGCGGGCTACAAGGTGCCGCGCCAGCTGGTGATCGCGCCCGCCATCCAGCGCTCCCCCAGCGGCAAGGCCGACTACCGCTGGGCCCGGACGGTGGCAGCGGAGGCCGACGTCCGCTGA
- a CDS encoding crotonase/enoyl-CoA hydratase family protein, with protein MGGTEHLTVRREGATLVLTLNRPEAKNALSLPLLVGLYDGWLEADADDSIRSVVLTGAGGDFCAGMDLKALAGRGMEGEQYRDRLKADPDLHWKAMLRHHRPRKPVIAAVEGYCVAGGTEILQGTDIRVAGRGATFGLFEVKRGLFPIGGSTVRLQRQIPRTHALEMLLTGRPYSADEAARIGLIGQVVPDGRALGKALEIAELINGCGPLAVEAVKASVYDTAEMTETEGLKSELERGWPVFATEDAKEGAAAFAAKRAPVFRRA; from the coding sequence ATGGGCGGTACGGAACACCTCACGGTGCGGCGCGAGGGCGCCACGCTGGTGCTCACCCTGAACCGGCCGGAGGCGAAGAACGCGCTCTCGCTGCCGCTGCTGGTGGGGCTGTACGACGGCTGGCTGGAAGCGGACGCGGACGACTCGATCCGCTCGGTCGTGCTGACCGGGGCGGGCGGCGACTTCTGCGCCGGCATGGACCTCAAGGCCCTCGCGGGCCGGGGGATGGAGGGCGAGCAGTACCGGGACCGGCTGAAGGCCGACCCCGATCTGCACTGGAAGGCGATGCTCCGCCACCACCGGCCCCGCAAACCCGTGATCGCGGCGGTGGAGGGCTACTGCGTGGCGGGCGGCACCGAGATCCTCCAGGGCACGGACATCCGGGTCGCCGGGCGGGGAGCGACCTTCGGCCTCTTCGAAGTGAAGCGGGGCCTGTTTCCCATCGGCGGCTCGACGGTCCGCCTCCAGCGGCAGATTCCGCGCACACACGCGCTGGAGATGCTGCTGACCGGACGGCCCTACAGCGCGGACGAGGCGGCGCGCATCGGGCTGATCGGGCAGGTCGTGCCCGACGGCAGGGCACTGGGAAAGGCCCTGGAGATCGCCGAGTTGATCAATGGATGCGGGCCGCTGGCCGTCGAGGCGGTCAAGGCTTCCGTGTACGACACCGCCGAGATGACGGAGACCGAGGGGCTCAAGTCCGAACTGGAGCGGGGGTGGCCGGTGTTCGCCACGGAGGACGCCAAGGAAGGTGCGGCTGCCTTTGCGGCGAAGCGTGCGCCTGTGTTTCGGCGGGCCTGA
- a CDS encoding Zn-ribbon domain-containing OB-fold protein, with product MTAAPSPDLLRAPLVVEFPFTRSLGPVQSAFLTGLRERTVLGVRTGAGSVLVPPVEYDPVTAAEIRELVEVASTGTVTTWAWNPSPRRGQPLDRPFAWVLVQLDGADTGLLHALDAPGPDAVHSGMRVRIRWAGQRTGAITDIACFEPHEGGEDHEVTPHSGEFEDLVTGIVAPARLDYTYSPGRAQSAYINSLSARKTVGERCPSCRKVYVPPRGACPTCGLATQERVEVGPAGTVTTYCIVNIKARNLDIEVPYVYAHIALDGAGLALHGRIGGIPYDQVRMGLRVEPVWTDGGRYPDHYRPTGEPDADYETYKELI from the coding sequence ATGACAGCCGCCCCCTCGCCCGACCTGCTGCGCGCGCCCCTCGTGGTCGAGTTTCCGTTCACGCGGTCCCTCGGCCCTGTTCAGAGCGCGTTTCTCACCGGGCTGCGCGAGCGCACCGTGCTCGGGGTGCGCACCGGTGCGGGCAGCGTGCTCGTGCCGCCCGTCGAATACGACCCGGTGACCGCCGCGGAGATCCGCGAACTCGTCGAGGTCGCCTCCACCGGCACCGTCACCACCTGGGCCTGGAACCCCTCCCCGCGCCGCGGGCAGCCCCTCGACCGTCCCTTCGCCTGGGTCCTCGTCCAGCTCGACGGCGCCGACACCGGCCTGCTGCACGCCCTGGACGCCCCCGGTCCCGACGCTGTGCACAGCGGGATGAGGGTCCGGATCCGATGGGCCGGGCAGCGGACCGGAGCCATCACCGACATCGCCTGCTTCGAGCCGCACGAGGGTGGCGAAGACCACGAAGTCACCCCGCACAGCGGCGAGTTCGAGGATCTCGTCACCGGCATCGTCGCCCCCGCCCGGCTCGACTACACCTACAGCCCAGGACGCGCCCAGTCCGCCTACATCAACTCCCTGTCCGCCCGCAAGACGGTCGGTGAGCGCTGCCCGTCGTGCCGGAAGGTGTACGTACCACCGCGCGGTGCGTGCCCCACATGTGGCCTCGCCACACAGGAACGGGTCGAGGTCGGTCCTGCCGGCACCGTCACCACGTACTGCATCGTCAACATCAAAGCGCGGAACCTCGACATCGAAGTCCCCTACGTCTACGCCCACATCGCGCTCGACGGGGCGGGTCTCGCCCTGCACGGGCGGATCGGGGGCATCCCGTACGACCAGGTGCGGATGGGGCTGCGGGTCGAGCCGGTGTGGACCGACGGGGGCCGCTATCCCGACCACTACCGGCCCACCGGTGAGCCCGATGCCGACTACGAGACGTACAAGGAGCTGATCTGA